A genomic window from Phyllopteryx taeniolatus isolate TA_2022b chromosome 2, UOR_Ptae_1.2, whole genome shotgun sequence includes:
- the LOC133473240 gene encoding COUP transcription factor 2-like isoform X2: MAMVAWRNPEEGTLSSPVSHVALPVHMNPPPASLEMPPAAAPLNTTTTNSNNNSSSSSSSSSSSSDKQASAHIECIVCGDKSSGKHYGQFTCEGCKSFFKRSVRRNLSYTCRASRTCPVDQHHRNQCQYCRLKKCLKVGMRREAVQRGRLPPAQSFHGQFSLSTGEPLQCHSYLSGYISLLLRAEPYATSRFGSQCLPGGGAVGIENICELAARMLFSAVEWARNIPFFPDLQVSDQVALLRLTWSELFVLNAAQCAMPVHVAPLLAAAGLHAAPMSAERVVAFMDHIRVFQEQVEKLKTLHVDSAEYTCLKAVVLFTTATPTRNPEEIERGARGEDGQMLAEIRRLFLGEAI, translated from the exons ATGGCGATGGTGGCGTGGAGGAACCCAGAGGAGGGCACGCTCTCCTCCCCGGTGTCGCACGTTGCTCTGCCTGTGCACATGAACCCACCGCCGGCCTCCCTGGAGATGCCCCCGGCTGCAGCACCActcaacaccaccaccactaaTAGCAACAACAATAGTTCTTCttcgtcgtcatcgtcgtcgtcgtcgtccgacAAGCAGGCAAGCGCGCACATAGAGTGCATCGTGTGCGGCGACAAGTCAAGCGGAAAGCACTACGGCCAGTTCACCTGCGAGGGCTGCAAAAGCTTCTTCAAGCGCAGCGTGCGCCGCAACCTGAGCTACACCTGCCGGGCCAGCCGAACCTGCCCCGTCGACCAGCACCACCGCAACCAGTGCCAATACTGCCGTCTCAAGAAGTGCCTCAAAGTGGGCATGCGAAGGGAAG CGGTGCAGAGAGGCCGCCTCCCCCCGGCACAGTCGTTTCACGGCCAGTTCTCTCTCAGCACGGGCGAGCCCTTACAGTGCCACTCTTACCTGTCAGGTTACATCTCGCTGCTACTGCGGGCTGAGCCCTACGCAACATCGCGCTTCGGCTCCCAGTGCCTGCCGGGCGGCGGCGCGGTGGGCATTGAGAACATCTGCGAGCTGGCGGCGCGCATGTTGTTCAGCGCCGTGGAGTGGGCCCGCAACATCCCGTTCTTCCCCGACCTGCAGGTGTCAGACCAGGTGGCTCTGCTGCGGCTTACCTGGAGCGAGCTGTTCGTGCTTAACGCGGCCCAGTGCGCCATGCCGGTGCACGTGGCGCCACTGCTGGCCGCCGCCGGCCTGCACGCCGCTCCCATGTCGGCCGAGCGCGTGGTGGCCTTCATGGACCATATTCGCGTCTTCCAGGAGCAGGTGGAGAAGCTCAAGACGCTGCACGTGGATTCGGCGGAGTACACGTGCCTGAAGGCAGTCGTGCTGTTCACCACAG